The following coding sequences lie in one Silene latifolia isolate original U9 population chromosome 5, ASM4854445v1, whole genome shotgun sequence genomic window:
- the LOC141656629 gene encoding short-chain dehydrogenase TIC 32, chloroplastic-like: MWVLGTKGISTAEQVTEGINGSGLTAIVTGATSGIGAETARVLALRGVHVVMGVRNMAAGKDVKEAISRDIPSAKIDAMELDLSSMASVRKFASEFNSSGFPLNILVNNAGVMATPFMLSKDKIELQFAINHVGHFLLTNLLLEKMKKTVDESSREGRIVNVSSRRHKLSYPEGIRFDKINDPLGYNSLSAYGQSKLANVLHANELARRLKDDGVRITANSVHPGAVATDLFRHFGLFRGFMSLVGRHFIKNTQQGAATTCYVALHPKVEGISGKYFADCDLAEASPLSNDADVARKLLEFSSDLVK; encoded by the exons ATGTGGGTGTTAGGGACAAAAGGGATATCAACTGCTGAACAAGTTACTGAAGGAATCAATGGCTCTGGTCTCACTGCTATTGTCACCG GGGCAACAAGTGGTATTGGAGCTGAGACAGCTCGTGTGCTTGCATTGCGAGGTGTACATGTTGTTATGGGAGTAAGGAATATGGCTGCTGGCAAAGATGTCAAAGAAGCTATTTCAAGAGATATCCCATCTGCTAAAATTGATGCCATGGAGCTAGACCTTAGCTCTATGGCTTCAGTGAGGAAGTTTGCTTCCGAATTCAATTCCTCAGGCTTTCCTCTAAATATACTCGT TAACAATGCCGGTGTAATGGCCACACCTTTCATGCTTTCCAAAGATAAGATTGAGCTACAATTTGCGATCAATCACGTAG GTCACTTTCTTTTAACAAATTTGTTGCTAGAGAAGATGAAAAAGACCGTCGATGAAAGCAGTAGAGAAGGAAGGATAGTGAATGTCTCATCTAGACGACACAAGCTCTCATATCCCGAAGGAATCCGGTTTGACAAGATCAATGATCCTTTAGG GTATAACAGCCTATCAGCCTATGGTCAGTCAAAACTTGCAAATGTACTACATGCTAACGAACTAGCAAGACGTTTAAAG GACGACGGTGTGCGTATAACTGCTaattcagttcatccaggagcTGTTGCCACAGATCTTTTCCGCCATTTCGGCCTTTTTAGAG GTTTCATGAGTCTCGTTGGTCGCCATTTTATCAAGAATACTCAACAG GGTGCAGCAACAACATGCTATGTAGCGTTACACCCAAAAGTGGAAGGAATTAGCGGCAAATATTTTGCAGACTGTGATTTAGCCGAAGCTAGCCCGCTGAGTAATGATGCAGATGTGGCCCGGAAATTGTTGGAATTCAGCTCAGACCTTGTCAAGTGA
- the LOC141656628 gene encoding uncharacterized protein LOC141656628, with protein sequence MPINSVDTVNAAAAAIVTAESRVQPSSSQKRSWASFWNLYWCFGSVKTSKRIGHATLVPEPDVIEGTVPIADNPNPTTSTVLPFIAPPSSPLPESDPPTGTHSPVGLLALAPLSVNGFSSFKESHIFTVGPYANESQLVSPPVFSAYPTEPSTAAITPPPEPVQFTTPSSPEVPFAQLLTSSLNRAHRNSGTHQKYALSCYEVNHLISPGSANSASGTSSPYFDRRPVLEFRMVDASKLFDSKNMYTCKWGSRLDSGSVTPDGPMENQICETTSQANLETGSLIDETLVAQRVSFELSHEDVPKFLEKRNEENLDKQQEIELSRGHETLEKNSGEMEYWQHKRSSFSLGSVKEFNFDSSQETPAKSNSGSQWWADETIVRDIETEDDWSFFPLLQPGVS encoded by the exons ATGCCGATTAACAGCGTTGACACTGTTAATGCGGCTGCCGCCGCGATCGTCACCGCCGAAAGTCGTGTTCAACCGAGTTCATCTCAG AAAAGGAGCTGGGCAAGCTTTTGGAATCTATACTGGTGTTTTGGGTCTGTAAAAACTAGCAAGAGGATTGGCCATGCTACCCTTGTCCCCGAACCTGATGTTATTGAAGGCACTGTACCCATTGCCGACAACCCAAACCCAACAACTTCCACAGTACTACCTTTCATTGCTCCTCCATCCTCCCCTCTACCCGAATCAGATCCTCCTACTGGGACTCACTCACCCGTCGGATTACTTGCCCTTGCCCCACTATCTGTAAACGGGTTTTCCTCTTTCAAAGAATCCCATATTTTCACCGTTGGCCCGTATGCGAACGAATCACAGCTTGTCTCTCCTCCTGTATTTTCTGCCTATCCCACGGAACCATCTACTGCAGCTATCACCCCGCCTCCTGAGCCTGTTCAGTTCACCACTCCTTCATCGCCTGAAGTTCCTTTTGCTCAATTGCTCACTTCATCACTCAACCGTGCTCATAGGAATAGTGGGACCCATCAGAAATATGCACTTTCGTGCTACGAAGTCAATCATCTCATATCCCCTGGCTCTGCAAATTCAGCATCTGGGACATCTTCGCCTTACTTTGACAGGCGCCCAGTTCTTGAATTCCGCATGGTAGATGCTTCCAAGTTATTTGACTCGAAGAATATGTACACTTGCAAATGGGGTTCTAGACTTGATTCTGGCTCTGTGACTCCGGATGGGCCCATGGAGAACCAAATCTGTGAGACGACATCCCAAGCTAATTTAGAAACTGGCTCACTAATTGATGAGACTCTGGTTGCTCAAAGAGTCTCATTTGAGCTAAGCCATGAAGATGTTCCAAAATTTCTTGAGAAGAGGAACGAAGAAAATTTAGACAAGCAGCAAGAAATAGAATTATCAAGAGGACACGAAACCCTTGAGAAAAATTCAGGAGAAATGGAATATTGGCAACATAAGCGGTCTTCCTTCTCTCTTGGATCAGTCAAAGAATTCAATTTTGATAGTAGCCAAGAAACACCTGCTAAATCGAACTCGGGTTCACAATGGTGGGCTGATGAGACGATTGTTAGGGATATTGAAACCGAGGACGATTGGAGTTTCTTTCCACTGCTTCAACCGGGTGTCAGCTGA
- the LOC141656630 gene encoding uncharacterized protein LOC141656630, with translation MPLLKIKPADPMKFDSGNDSIDTFVKQTTGKEPYISFSRANENPVQWIQLLNALEQQELPGWSLLAPLQIQMQKCEKCSREFCSTIGYRRHMRLHRRKLNLDKDSATKIRGSLEAFWDKLTVEEAMEIMSFDDVSLAGVAGPAIIKALASFIRKLGYTSLPPSYVKSGSALLDIVQGRPPRFPISSQELFDILDGASENTFLCAGTAESLQKFVFDGDAGKVGLEMRNVVACTSFLVEQKLVKACLADKDAEALRHQKLLVEEEEAAQKRQAVLLEKKRQKKLRQKEQRAKELPIDEDDDSIVESSPSPPSSILVDDYESTREMLDIPLNAATPSPQPSQLVNVEEDTDKDQENRHPDYAAHQKNEHRTWHQGGRRQLDNSHWQAPKSHRNPNGFHTNHNYQALKPVVSQKRASSRNIHTAASSTKVWTPKPKSESHEEISKTTLLVDEAKLPCPETKFLIGSIPIPLGDLIRQGHDGNFGRSSENVTCERSVEGEGNEGTTNSSVVNPVMLLRAFNRRGNEGQLPNHNSSGDSEVGGVLGNDDNVVHPTLIVESALNGCKDECTSRLEAGHQGDMEFSSHEAEAFLSERWKEAVMGDHVELVLFAEEPAGHFESQDVKYEADLSSKVDEHSILRSSENRLPVCPTVDSSAPTKSKIRAKKPEKGSKVKYIEKQRSGF, from the exons ATGCCGCTTCTGAAGATCAAGCCAGCAGATCCAATGAAGTTCGACAGTGGCAATGATTCTATAGATACCTTTGTCAAACAAACAACAGGAAAGGAGCCATATATTTCCTTTTCCAGGGCGAACGAAAATCCAGTCCAGTGGATCCAGCTACTGAACGCCTTGGAACAACAAG AACTACCTGGGTGGTCTCTTCTTGCTCCCCTGCAAATTCAGATGCAGAAGTGTGAAAAGTGCTCTCGTGAATTTTGTTCGACTATCGGTTATCGAAGACATATGCGGCTACATAGGCGTAAATTGAACCTTGATAAG GATTCAGCTACAAAAATTAGAGGTTCGTTGGAAGCTTTCTGGGATAAG CTAACTGTGGAAGAGGCCATGGAGATAATGTCATTTGACGATGTGTCCCTAGCG GGAGTTGCTGGTCCTGCAATCATAAAGGCACTGGCATCATTTATTCGGAAACTTGGATACACTTCTCTGCCGCCTAGTTATGTGAAATCTGGCTCTGCACTCTTG GATATTGTTCAAGGTAGACCTCCGAGGTTCCCGATATCATCTCAGGAATTGTTCGATATTTTAGACGGTGCAAGCGAGAATACATTTTTATGTGCTGGCACTGCGGAATCATTGCAAAAGTTTGTTTTTGATGGTGATGCCGGAAAGGTCGGTCTTGAAATGAGGAACGTAGTTGCGTGCACTAGTTTCCTTGTTGAGCAGAAACTG GTCAAGGCGTGCCTTGCTGATAAAGATGCTGAGGCTTTAAGACATCAGAAATTGCTTGTGGAGGAGGAGGAAGCTGCTCAGAAGAG GCAAGCTGTTCTTTTAGAGAAAAAGAGACAGAAGAAACTCCGGCAGAAAGAGCAAAGGGCAAAAGAGCTACCAATCGATGAAGACGATGATTCCATAGTAGAAAGTTCTCCATCTCCTCCGAGCTCGATCCTTGTCGATGATTATGAGTCTACTCGAGAAATGTTGGACATACCTCTTAATGCAGCAACCCCTTCTCCTCAACCTTCTCAACTAGTCAATGTGGAGGAGGACACTGATAAAGATCAGGAAAATAGACATCCCGATTATGCAGCTCACCAAAAAAATGAGCATAGAACATGGCATCAAGGCGGTCGAAGACAATTGGATAATTCTCACTGGCAGGCaccaaaatcacatagaaatccCAATGGCTTTCACACCAATCACAACTATCAGGCTCTAAAACCTGTCGTCAGTCAGAAACGCGCGTCTTCAAGAAACATCCATACAGCTGCCAGTAGCACCAAAGTCTGGACACCGAAACCAAAATCAGAATCTCATGAGGAGATTTCTAAAACTACGCTACTCGTTGATGAAGCAAAGCTACCTTGTCCGGAAACAAAATTTTTAATAGGTTCTATACCCATTCCTCTTGGAGATCTCATTCGCCAGGGACACGATGGTAATTTTGGCAGATCTTCTGAAAATGTTACCTGTGAGAGGTCTGTTGAAGGTGAGGGAAATGAGGGTACTACAAATAGCTCGGTTGTCAATCCTGTCATGTTGTTGAGAGCCTTTAATCGACGTGGAAATGAAGGCCAGCTTCCCAACCATAATAGCAGTGGTGATTCCGAAGTAGGTGGCGTCCTTGGCAATGATGACAATGTGGTCCATCCGACACTCATAGTTGAGAGTGCTTTAAATGGTTGCAAAGATGAATGTACTTCACGTTTGGAAGCCGGGCATCAAGGAGACATGGAGTTCTCCAGCCACGAGGCTGAAGCATTTTTATCCGAGA GGTGGAAAGAGGCCGTCATGGGAGATCATGTTGAACTAGTCTTGTTCGCGGAAGAACCTGCAGGACATTTCGAGTCACAAGACGTTAAATACGAAGCTGATTTATCTTCCAAGGTGGACGAGCATAGCATCCTTCGTAGTTCAGAGAATCGTTTACCTGTTTGTCCAACCGTTGACTCCTCAGCACCAACAAAATCTAAGATCAGAGCGAAGAAGCCTGAGAAGGGCAGTAAAGTCAAGTACATTGAGAAGCAAAGAAGCGGTTTTTGA